The genomic segment ACCGGCGGTTAAGATCGCACCGCCCGTTCAAACCAAAAAATGGACAGGCGACCTCGACGAGTTGCTGAAGAAACGTGTGATTCGTGTCGGAGTTCCCTATTCAAAGACCCTCTACTACACCGTGAAGGGCGTGCAGTACGGTACTGCCTACGAGACCGGCAAGGAATTTGAAAAGTATCTGAACAAGAAATATCCTCAGTCCAACAAGAACATCAAGGTCCTGGTCATGTTCTTCGTTGTCCCACGCGGTAAGGCGTACGAGAAGCTTCAGGAGGGGAGCCTCGACATCCTGGCAGGCGGCGTCACCATGACCGGCGAGCGCGAGAAGATGGTCGACTTCACCCAGCCGATCTACTCCGATCTGAAAGAAATTGTCGTCATGGCACCCGGAGCGCCGGCTTTGAATTCGCTTGATGATCTGTCCGGCAAATCCGTCTACATGCGCAAGAGCTCGAGCTATGTGGAGGATATCCAGGCCATCAACGATCGCCTCAAAAAGCAGGGCAAAGCGCCCATCAATATTGCCGCCGTACCGGAAGACATCGGCGACGAGGATCTGCTCGACATGGCCAACGCGGGCCTGTTGCCCTATGTCATCGCAGACGACTGGTTCGCAAAGCTCTGGAGCAAGCTGCTTCCCAGGATGCAGGTTCGTGAAGACCTCGCCATCCATACAGGCGGAACATTTGCCTGGGCAGCGCGCAAGAATTCGCCCAAACTCATGGCCGACCTCAACGACTTCTTCAAAACGCACAAGCAGGGGACCGCGTTCGGGCAGGAGCTGCTCGGCCGCTATACCAAGGGCACTTACATGCTCAAGCAGGCGGTTTCAGAGAACGCCATGAAGCAGTTCGAGGCCACCTCCGCCCAATTCCAGAAATACGCGGGGCAGTACCAGATGGATTACCTCCTCATGATGGCTGAGGGATTCCAGGAGTCGGGCCTGAAGCAGGAGGTCAAGAGCCCCGTGGGGGCCATTGGCGTCATGCAGCTTATGCCTGCCACCGGCAAAGAGATGCAGGTGGGAGACATCACGCAGCAGGAGCACAACATTCATGCGGGCATCAAGTACTTCCATCAGATGGAGGAGAAATATTTCGGCAACGAGCCGATGGATGATCTCAACAAGGTGCTCTTCACATTTGCTGCCTATAACTGCGGCCCGGCGCGTGTGAAACAATTGCGCGCGGAAGCCGCGCAGAAAGGCCTCGATCCGAACGTCTGGATCAACAACGTCGAGGTCATCGCCGCGGCACGCATCGGCATGGAAACGGTGACTTACGTATCCAACATCTACAAGTACTACGTCACATATAAGTTGGTCACCGAGCAGATGGAGCAGCGCCGGAAAGCTCGCGAGTCGCTTACAACCAAGCCGAGTTGACTTTCGCGCTTGCGCCGGCTCACGGAAGCTCGTTCACTGGAATCAACCGTCCCCACGGGCCCATATCGAGGTGCTGTGATGAAGACTGTTCGCTGGACCGGCATCGCCCTTCTCTTCTTTCTCGCCGCAAGCTCCATCATCGGCAGCATTCCTATGCTCGCTGATCCGCACGGCAGCCCCTGGAGCATGCAGCAGTCGCTGCTTCAGCACAGCCCCTTTCCGTCCTACCTGGTCCCTGGAATCCTGCTGCTGCTCCTCAACGGCCTGCTGGCGCTGTGGGCTTTGTGGCTCGCACTGGATCAGGCTCCCCGCTACGGCCTGTGGATGGCGTTGCAGGGCTGCGTCCTTCTCGGCTGGCTGATCGCGGAGTGCCTCATGATCCGCCTGGTGGTCTGGCCGCACTACCTTTACGGAGCCATCGCCATTGGCCTCATCTCAATCGGCGTTCTGCTCTGGCGCGATGAGTACCAGCCGGGCGATCTGCCCGCGGCGCCCTTCGGCGAGAACATCTGAAGAATGAAACTGGAGTGGTGGCTGAGCCTCGCCGCAGGTTGACATGTGCGGCACATGCAAATATGCTGAGCACATGGAACGCATGATTCAGGTTCGGAATGTCCCTGAGACGCTGCATCGCGCTCTCAAAACGCGTGCCGCCAGCGCCGGTATGTCGCTTTCCGATTATCTGCTCGGGGAACTTCGGGAGATTGCGGAACGTCCTAACTTGGCCGAATTCCGTGAACGCCTGCATACGCGTAGACCGATTTCCGCCACTCTGGACACCGCCGCTCTCCTGCACGAGGAACGTGCGGCAGGATGATCGTCCTCGATGCCTCAGCCGCCGTCGATTGGCTGCTGCGAACTACGGCAGGACAACGCATCGAGCAACGGATCTATCAGCAACCCGAAACCCTGCACACCCTGCATTTGCTCGATGTCGAATTCGTTCAGGTATTGCGGCGCTTGGTGCGTGAAGGCACCTTGGCTCCAAAGCGTGCGCAGGAGGCTATTGAGGATCTGGCAGCGCTTCGGATTACACGCTATGCTCCCGTACTGCTGCTGCAGCGAATCTGGCGGCTACGCCAGAACCTCAGTGCCTACGATGCATCCTACGTGGCCCTTGCGGAAGAATTGCGTGCTCCCCTGATCACCCGCGACCATCGGATTGCGGCTGCCCCGGGCCACGCAGCCGCAGTCGAGATCTTCTGAGTACGCCTAGCCCACCGGAACCGGCTGCGTGCAATGCGCGCACCGCCGCGCTTCCAGCGGGATATCGCTCAGGCACTCGGGGCATTTCTTGGTCGCCGGCGCCGCGACTGGCTCGGCCTTCTTCATCCGCTGCAGGAACCAGGCCATGGGCATTACTACGCCGAAGTAGACTACCGCTGCGACAATCACAAAATAGATCGTCGCGTTGAGGAACTCGCCAATCTTGATCTCGCCTTTGCCCAAATGGAAGATGATGTATCCGAAGTTAGGCTTGCCCACCGTTGCGGCGATCAGCGGATTAAGAATGTTGGTCACGAATGAGGTGACGATTGCCGTGAATGCCGCACCCACCACGACCGCCACGGCCAGGTCCACTACGTTCCCGCGCAGAATGAAATCGCGAAAGCCCTTCAGCATCGTTTCGCCTCCTTAGCAGCGTACGAAGCAGCCTAACAGCCGATCCACTGTCGCTTCAACCTCTTACGGATAAAAGAAAAGGAACACCGCCAT from the Occallatibacter riparius genome contains:
- a CDS encoding MltF family protein, whose protein sequence is MGFLPAFSQAPAASQPAVKIAPPVQTKKWTGDLDELLKKRVIRVGVPYSKTLYYTVKGVQYGTAYETGKEFEKYLNKKYPQSNKNIKVLVMFFVVPRGKAYEKLQEGSLDILAGGVTMTGEREKMVDFTQPIYSDLKEIVVMAPGAPALNSLDDLSGKSVYMRKSSSYVEDIQAINDRLKKQGKAPINIAAVPEDIGDEDLLDMANAGLLPYVIADDWFAKLWSKLLPRMQVREDLAIHTGGTFAWAARKNSPKLMADLNDFFKTHKQGTAFGQELLGRYTKGTYMLKQAVSENAMKQFEATSAQFQKYAGQYQMDYLLMMAEGFQESGLKQEVKSPVGAIGVMQLMPATGKEMQVGDITQQEHNIHAGIKYFHQMEEKYFGNEPMDDLNKVLFTFAAYNCGPARVKQLRAEAAQKGLDPNVWINNVEVIAAARIGMETVTYVSNIYKYYVTYKLVTEQMEQRRKARESLTTKPS
- a CDS encoding FitA-like ribbon-helix-helix domain-containing protein — protein: MERMIQVRNVPETLHRALKTRAASAGMSLSDYLLGELREIAERPNLAEFRERLHTRRPISATLDTAALLHEERAAG
- a CDS encoding type II toxin-antitoxin system VapC family toxin, translated to MIVLDASAAVDWLLRTTAGQRIEQRIYQQPETLHTLHLLDVEFVQVLRRLVREGTLAPKRAQEAIEDLAALRITRYAPVLLLQRIWRLRQNLSAYDASYVALAEELRAPLITRDHRIAAAPGHAAAVEIF
- the mscL gene encoding large conductance mechanosensitive channel protein MscL; its protein translation is MLKGFRDFILRGNVVDLAVAVVVGAAFTAIVTSFVTNILNPLIAATVGKPNFGYIIFHLGKGEIKIGEFLNATIYFVIVAAVVYFGVVMPMAWFLQRMKKAEPVAAPATKKCPECLSDIPLEARRCAHCTQPVPVG